From a region of the Haloferax volcanii DS2 genome:
- the nadA gene encoding quinolinate synthase NadA → MVELQSVGFESELSLFKYDTLEQLPESHRDLDEAARSRRIAAAREALGDRVIVLGHNYQRREIVEHADFVGDSYELSKRAAESDADYVVFAGVTFMAESADIITDDDQTVILPSMEASCPMAGMAEAVQVDSAWETLVEESGGRDIVPVTYMNSYADLKAFCASHGGLICTSSNAADAFEWAFERGDAVLFLPDKHLGRNTADDLGIDGVVEWDPWAGDVTESTGAADELDPDIPELGDAEVILWDGYCQVHERFRVDHVEGAQADGAKVVAHPECRPSVVAAADEVGSTSHICDVVANADPGETWAIGTEVHLARHLARWHPEVDVRPLCGDACMDCNAMRQVDPNYLTWVLEELAAGREPNVVEVAPEEKELAAVALDRMLEL, encoded by the coding sequence GTGGTTGAATTACAGTCGGTCGGGTTCGAGTCGGAGCTCAGCCTGTTCAAATACGACACGCTCGAACAGCTACCGGAGAGCCACCGCGACCTCGACGAGGCCGCCCGCTCCCGGCGAATCGCCGCCGCCCGCGAGGCATTGGGTGACCGAGTTATCGTCCTCGGACACAACTACCAGCGACGCGAAATCGTCGAGCACGCGGACTTCGTCGGCGACTCCTACGAACTCTCGAAGCGCGCCGCCGAGTCGGACGCCGACTACGTCGTCTTCGCCGGCGTGACGTTCATGGCCGAGAGCGCGGACATCATCACCGACGACGACCAGACGGTGATTCTCCCGTCGATGGAGGCGTCGTGTCCGATGGCCGGGATGGCCGAGGCCGTGCAGGTCGACTCCGCGTGGGAGACGCTCGTCGAAGAGAGCGGCGGCAGGGACATCGTCCCCGTGACGTACATGAACTCCTACGCCGACCTGAAGGCGTTTTGCGCCTCTCACGGCGGGCTCATCTGCACCTCCTCGAACGCCGCCGACGCCTTCGAGTGGGCGTTCGAGCGCGGCGACGCCGTGCTGTTCCTGCCCGACAAACACCTCGGGCGCAACACGGCCGACGACCTCGGCATCGACGGGGTGGTCGAGTGGGACCCGTGGGCCGGCGACGTGACCGAGTCGACGGGCGCTGCCGACGAGCTGGACCCCGACATCCCGGAGCTCGGTGACGCCGAAGTCATCCTCTGGGACGGCTACTGTCAGGTCCACGAACGCTTCCGCGTCGACCACGTCGAGGGGGCGCAGGCCGACGGCGCGAAGGTCGTCGCCCACCCCGAGTGCCGCCCGAGCGTCGTCGCGGCCGCCGACGAAGTCGGCTCCACGAGCCACATCTGCGACGTCGTCGCGAACGCCGACCCCGGCGAGACGTGGGCCATCGGCACCGAGGTCCACCTCGCGCGACACCTCGCGCGCTGGCACCCCGAGGTCGACGTGCGGCCCCTCTGCGGCGACGCCTGCATGGACTGCAACGCCATGCGACAGGTCGACCCCAACTACCTGACGTGGGTGCTCGAAGAGCTCGCCGCGGGCCGCGAACCCAACGTCGTCGAGGTCGCGCCCGAGGAGAAGGAACTCGCCGCGGTCGCGCTCGACCGCATGCTCGAACTATGA
- the hmgA gene encoding hydroxymethylglutaryl-CoA reductase (NADPH), whose amino-acid sequence MTDAASLADRVREGDLRLHELEAHADADTAAEARRLLVESQSGASLDAVGNYGFPAEAAESAIENMVGSIQVPMGVAGPVSVDGGSVAGEKYLPLATTEGALLASVNRGCSVINSAGGATARVLKSGMTRAPVFRVADVAEAEALVSWTRDNFAALKEAAEETTNHGELLDVTPYVVGNSVYLRFRYDTKDAMGMNMATIATEAVCGVVEAETAASLVALSGNLCSDKKPAAINAVEGRGRSVTADVRIPREVVEERLHTTPEAVAELNTRKNLVGSAKAASLGFNAHVANVVAAMFLATGQDEAQVVEGANAITTAEVQDGDLYVSVSIASLEVGTVGGGTKLPTQSEGLDILGVSGGGDPAGSNADALAECIAVGSLAGELSLLSALASRHLSSAHAELGR is encoded by the coding sequence ATGACAGACGCCGCGTCCCTCGCAGACCGCGTTCGGGAGGGCGACCTCCGCCTCCACGAACTCGAAGCGCACGCCGACGCCGACACCGCCGCCGAGGCGCGCCGACTGCTCGTCGAATCGCAGTCCGGCGCGTCGCTCGACGCGGTCGGGAACTACGGCTTCCCCGCGGAGGCCGCCGAGTCCGCCATCGAGAACATGGTCGGCTCGATCCAGGTGCCGATGGGCGTCGCCGGCCCCGTCAGCGTCGACGGCGGCTCCGTCGCCGGCGAGAAGTACCTCCCCCTCGCGACCACCGAGGGCGCGCTCCTCGCGTCGGTCAACCGCGGTTGCTCGGTCATCAACAGCGCCGGCGGCGCGACCGCCCGCGTCCTCAAGTCCGGGATGACCCGCGCGCCGGTGTTCCGCGTCGCCGACGTTGCCGAGGCCGAGGCGCTCGTCTCGTGGACCCGCGACAACTTCGCGGCGCTGAAGGAGGCCGCGGAGGAGACGACGAACCACGGCGAACTCCTCGACGTGACGCCGTACGTCGTCGGCAACTCGGTGTACCTGCGATTCCGCTACGACACCAAGGACGCGATGGGGATGAACATGGCCACCATCGCCACCGAGGCCGTCTGCGGCGTCGTCGAAGCCGAGACGGCCGCCTCGCTCGTCGCCCTCTCGGGCAACCTCTGTTCCGACAAGAAGCCCGCCGCCATCAACGCCGTCGAGGGGCGCGGCCGGAGCGTCACCGCCGACGTTCGAATCCCGCGCGAGGTCGTCGAAGAACGCCTGCACACCACGCCCGAAGCGGTCGCGGAACTCAACACACGCAAGAACCTGGTCGGCTCCGCGAAGGCCGCGAGCCTCGGGTTCAACGCCCACGTCGCCAACGTCGTCGCCGCGATGTTCCTCGCCACCGGGCAGGACGAGGCGCAGGTCGTCGAGGGCGCGAACGCCATCACGACCGCCGAGGTGCAGGACGGCGACCTCTACGTCTCGGTCTCCATCGCCTCCCTCGAAGTCGGCACCGTCGGCGGCGGCACGAAACTCCCGACGCAGTCCGAGGGCCTCGATATCCTCGGCGTCAGCGGCGGCGGCGACCCCGCCGGCTCCAACGCCGACGCCCTCGCCGAATGCATCGCCGTCGGTTCCCTCGCGGGCGAACTCTCCCTTCTCTCCGCGCTCGCCTCGCGGCACCTCTCCAGCGCCCACGCCGAACTCGGTCGGTAA
- a CDS encoding DUF5817 domain-containing protein: protein MYAVVGCTDCANMWLLSDPDGSKTATCPRCGRRHQTKKLRRFFESDDRDAARQARSALLAKKHGDSEAFAQVEHVSELDRRVEESGVDDREYLEGSGLDADEVFEAGEAAARGRDSSSGSPDRLTVVREAIRDGDRPTEEEIVAAAVERGVPADRARDLLDKLRRRGEVSESRGRHRLV, encoded by the coding sequence ATGTACGCGGTCGTGGGGTGTACGGACTGCGCGAACATGTGGCTGCTTTCGGACCCCGACGGGTCGAAGACGGCGACGTGTCCGCGGTGCGGCAGGCGACACCAGACGAAGAAGCTCCGGCGCTTCTTCGAGTCCGACGACAGGGACGCCGCGCGACAGGCGCGGTCGGCGCTGTTGGCGAAGAAACACGGCGACAGCGAGGCGTTCGCGCAGGTCGAACACGTCTCGGAACTCGACCGGCGAGTCGAGGAGTCGGGCGTCGACGACCGCGAGTACCTCGAAGGCTCGGGGCTCGACGCCGACGAGGTGTTCGAGGCGGGCGAGGCCGCCGCGCGGGGGCGGGACTCGTCGTCGGGGTCGCCCGACCGCCTGACGGTCGTCCGCGAGGCGATACGGGACGGCGACCGGCCGACCGAAGAGGAAATCGTCGCGGCCGCGGTCGAACGGGGCGTCCCGGCGGACCGCGCCCGCGACCTGCTCGACAAACTCCGGCGGCGCGGCGAAGTGTCCGAGTCGCGGGGGCGACACCGACTGGTCTGA
- a CDS encoding cupin domain-containing protein: MDRVSVDDAPSAEAADDVFLSLLAGGEEMNVQHFRIELGAAAPVHDHPHEQVGYIVAGELTFLVGDDREELVVGPGDSYSLAGGEPHGAENRGDETVVGIDVFSPPRANPPWLD; the protein is encoded by the coding sequence ATGGACCGAGTTTCTGTCGACGACGCGCCGTCCGCCGAGGCGGCCGACGACGTGTTCCTCTCGCTTCTCGCGGGCGGCGAGGAGATGAACGTCCAGCACTTCCGCATCGAACTCGGCGCGGCGGCCCCGGTTCACGACCACCCCCACGAGCAGGTCGGCTACATCGTCGCCGGCGAACTGACGTTCCTCGTCGGCGACGACCGCGAGGAACTCGTCGTCGGCCCCGGCGATTCCTACTCGCTCGCCGGCGGCGAACCCCACGGCGCGGAGAACCGCGGCGACGAGACCGTCGTCGGCATCGACGTGTTCTCGCCGCCGCGGGCCAACCCGCCGTGGCTGGACTGA
- the icd gene encoding isocitrate dehydrogenase (NADP(+)): MSYDQIEVPDDGEKITVDEETGELSVPDNPIIPIIHGDGIGTDVGPAAQKVLDAAAEATGRSVSWMRVYAGSSARDKYDENLPEDTVSAIRNHRVAIKGPLTTPVGAGFRSLNVALRKKLDLYANVRPTYHLDGVPSPVKNPSAMDMVTFRENTEDVYAGIEWEAGTDEVQKVKEFVEEEMGADGVIHDGPVGIGIKPITEFGTKRLVREAIEYALENDRPSVTLVHKGNIMKFTEGAFRDWGYELAEEEFGDVTITEDELWEEYDGERPEDKVVVKDRIADNMLQQLLTRTADYDVIATMNLNGDYMSDAAGAQIGGLGIAPGANFGEGLCLAEPVHGSAPKYAGEDKVNPTAMILSGRLMFEYMGWKDAGKLIRDAVEKTISDGDVTYDLERQIEGGNKLATSEYADKVVENIKELA; the protein is encoded by the coding sequence TCCGATCATCCACGGCGACGGAATCGGAACGGACGTCGGCCCCGCCGCACAGAAGGTCCTCGACGCCGCCGCCGAGGCGACCGGCCGCTCTGTCTCTTGGATGCGCGTCTACGCCGGTTCGTCCGCCCGCGACAAGTACGACGAGAACCTCCCGGAGGACACGGTAAGCGCCATCCGCAACCACCGCGTCGCAATCAAGGGCCCGCTCACGACACCCGTCGGTGCCGGCTTCCGCTCGCTCAACGTCGCGCTCCGCAAGAAGCTCGACCTCTACGCGAACGTCCGCCCGACCTACCACCTCGACGGCGTCCCGTCGCCCGTGAAGAACCCCTCGGCGATGGACATGGTCACGTTCCGCGAGAACACCGAAGACGTGTACGCCGGCATCGAGTGGGAAGCCGGCACCGACGAGGTCCAGAAGGTCAAGGAGTTCGTCGAAGAAGAGATGGGCGCGGACGGCGTCATCCACGACGGTCCCGTCGGCATCGGCATCAAGCCCATCACCGAGTTCGGGACGAAGCGCCTCGTCCGCGAGGCTATCGAGTACGCCCTCGAAAACGACCGCCCGTCGGTCACGCTCGTCCACAAGGGCAACATCATGAAGTTCACCGAGGGTGCCTTCCGTGACTGGGGCTACGAACTCGCAGAAGAGGAGTTCGGCGACGTCACCATCACCGAAGACGAACTGTGGGAAGAGTACGACGGCGAGCGTCCCGAGGACAAGGTCGTTGTCAAGGACCGCATCGCCGACAACATGCTCCAGCAGCTTCTCACCCGCACCGCCGACTACGATGTCATCGCCACGATGAACCTCAACGGCGACTACATGTCCGACGCCGCCGGCGCGCAGATTGGCGGCCTCGGCATCGCCCCCGGTGCGAACTTCGGTGAGGGCCTCTGTCTCGCAGAGCCCGTCCACGGCTCCGCACCCAAGTACGCCGGCGAGGACAAGGTCAACCCGACCGCGATGATTCTCTCCGGCCGTCTCATGTTCGAGTACATGGGCTGGAAGGACGCCGGTAAGCTCATCCGCGACGCCGTCGAGAAGACCATCTCGGACGGCGACGTGACCTACGACCTCGAACGCCAGATCGAGGGCGGCAACAAGCTCGCCACGAGCGAGTACGCCGACAAGGTCGTCGAGAACATCAAAGAGTTAGCTTAA